One genomic segment of Amycolatopsis granulosa includes these proteins:
- a CDS encoding phosphatidylserine decarboxylase, with protein sequence MSTSSPDKASNPITHALQLARETLPPMHPAGRPFVAGGVAATLLLRRLWKPLGPAGALATLAVAAFFREPKRVPPERDGLVLAAADGIVSLIEEAAPPPELGLPAEPRMRVSVFLSVFDVHVQRVPATGVVERVAYRPGKFLSADLDKASDDNERNSLLLRTGDGHELVVVQIAGLVARRILCQVADGEKVRAGDTYGLIRFGSRVDIYLPPGSEVLVRKGQRTIGGETPLAALPERGA encoded by the coding sequence ATGAGCACCTCTTCGCCGGACAAGGCGAGCAACCCGATCACCCACGCGCTGCAACTCGCCCGCGAGACGCTGCCGCCGATGCACCCCGCGGGGCGGCCGTTCGTCGCCGGTGGGGTGGCCGCCACGCTGCTGTTGCGACGGCTGTGGAAGCCGCTGGGCCCGGCGGGCGCGCTGGCGACGCTGGCCGTCGCGGCCTTCTTCCGCGAGCCGAAGCGCGTGCCGCCGGAGCGGGACGGGCTGGTGCTGGCGGCGGCCGACGGCATCGTCTCCCTGATCGAGGAGGCCGCCCCGCCACCGGAGCTGGGCCTGCCCGCCGAGCCGCGGATGCGGGTGAGCGTGTTCCTGTCGGTCTTCGACGTGCACGTGCAGCGGGTGCCGGCCACCGGGGTGGTCGAGCGGGTCGCCTACCGGCCCGGCAAGTTCCTGTCCGCAGACCTGGACAAGGCCAGCGACGACAACGAGCGCAACTCGCTGCTGCTGCGCACCGGGGACGGGCACGAGCTGGTGGTCGTGCAGATCGCCGGACTGGTCGCCCGCCGGATCCTGTGCCAGGTCGCCGACGGCGAGAAGGTCCGGGCCGGTGACACCTACGGGCTGATCCGGTTCGGCTCGCGCGTCGACATCTACCTGCCGCCGGGCAGCGAGGTGCTGGTCCGCAAGGGCCAGCGGACGATCGGCGGCGAGACGCCGCTGGCGGCGCTGCCGGAGCGAGGAGCCTGA